One Turneriella parva DSM 21527 genomic region harbors:
- the ubiE gene encoding bifunctional demethylmenaquinone methyltransferase/2-methoxy-6-polyprenyl-1,4-benzoquinol methylase UbiE, protein MASREFSKQNDNSPRERREVVRGMFNRIAPTYDLLNRLLSLGIDRRWRKKTIDLMQIDGHSVVLDLACGTGDLAQEAARRSAMAIFAVDPSNEMLLRARTKLKYAMSRTYFVESFGEEIPLQSGLCSHAMIAFGIRNVQERPRAFAELFRILKPGGVLAVLEFTPMDKKLVSFLFNLYFQKILPWIGGMISRDRQAYEYLPESVARFVTSADLRREAEQAGFQHVQTKVFALGVATALIMKHPD, encoded by the coding sequence GTGGCCAGTCGCGAATTCAGCAAGCAGAACGACAATTCTCCGCGCGAGCGGCGAGAAGTGGTGCGCGGTATGTTTAACCGCATCGCGCCGACCTACGATCTGCTCAACCGGTTGCTCTCGCTCGGCATCGACCGGCGCTGGCGCAAGAAAACGATCGACCTGATGCAGATCGACGGCCATTCGGTGGTGCTCGATCTAGCCTGTGGCACGGGCGACCTGGCGCAAGAGGCGGCCCGTCGGAGCGCGATGGCGATTTTTGCCGTCGACCCCTCAAATGAAATGCTGCTGCGCGCCCGCACGAAACTTAAATACGCCATGTCGCGCACGTACTTCGTTGAGTCTTTTGGTGAAGAGATTCCCCTGCAGTCGGGCCTGTGTTCGCATGCCATGATCGCCTTTGGCATACGCAACGTGCAAGAGCGTCCCAGGGCCTTCGCTGAACTTTTTCGCATTCTTAAACCGGGGGGAGTTCTCGCAGTTCTGGAATTTACGCCGATGGACAAGAAACTCGTGTCGTTCTTATTCAACCTCTATTTTCAGAAGATTCTGCCGTGGATTGGCGGCATGATCAGCCGGGACCGGCAGGCGTATGAGTATCTGCCCGAATCGGTCGCGCGTTTTGTCACCTCGGCCGATCTGCGCCGCGAGGCAGAGCAGGCCGGCTTTCAGCATGTGCAGACCAAGGTGTTTGCCCTCGGTGTGGCCACAGCGCTCATCATGAAGCACCCGGATTAG
- a CDS encoding putative glycoside hydrolase: protein MNTTLKTLPFLFVFSMVSLYGSMTCTRLSANTQNTTENKIVVTRPGDKGATEQTVALANVPPQPTATKAPVETATAGVAAKGKKSVVAFLKKLREYQLSWAQFPIKRPEFLKAIYLTNATAVNTKSLRHFIAQSRKHGINSMVIDAQGKAISAEQMSLLKTNGIYPIARVVVFDLGLKQKYPDQAHLEKVLKSVERAAKSGYREIQLDYIRYADRRDLQLLPLKFKYDQIGSILARARKLTDSLGVELGADVFGRITINRNDHIGQKLELFGDHVHNLYPMVYPSHYYGDPEKIANPYGTVKEGVENSKERIPKTRIIPYIQGFGMKIKQSGLDLPQYVLKQFFAVDDAQGDGYVVWNARNDYSATWKALQEYEKRAPERKKNIKVAKAPAPKGRQDAAQSGDQIRDVVSPKN, encoded by the coding sequence ATGAACACTACTCTAAAAACCCTGCCCTTTCTTTTTGTCTTCTCGATGGTTTCGCTCTATGGCAGCATGACCTGCACGCGGCTTTCGGCGAATACGCAAAACACGACAGAGAATAAAATTGTCGTCACGCGCCCGGGAGACAAGGGTGCAACCGAGCAGACTGTGGCGCTGGCCAATGTACCGCCGCAACCGACCGCCACTAAGGCACCGGTTGAGACTGCAACTGCCGGTGTGGCAGCGAAAGGCAAGAAATCAGTCGTCGCATTTTTGAAGAAGCTTCGCGAATACCAGCTGTCGTGGGCGCAGTTTCCAATCAAGAGGCCTGAATTTCTCAAGGCAATCTATCTGACGAACGCGACTGCCGTCAATACGAAGTCGCTCCGCCATTTTATCGCTCAGAGCCGCAAGCACGGCATCAATTCGATGGTGATCGACGCGCAGGGCAAAGCGATCAGCGCAGAACAAATGTCGCTACTCAAGACCAATGGTATTTACCCGATTGCCCGCGTCGTGGTTTTCGACCTGGGTCTCAAGCAAAAGTATCCTGATCAGGCGCACCTCGAAAAGGTCTTGAAGAGCGTTGAGCGCGCGGCTAAATCAGGTTACCGCGAGATTCAGCTCGACTACATACGCTACGCCGACCGCCGCGACCTGCAGCTGCTGCCGCTCAAATTCAAATACGACCAGATCGGGTCGATTCTGGCGCGGGCGCGCAAACTCACTGACTCACTCGGTGTCGAACTCGGCGCCGACGTCTTCGGCCGCATCACAATTAACCGCAACGACCATATCGGCCAGAAACTCGAACTTTTCGGCGACCATGTGCACAATCTGTATCCGATGGTTTATCCCTCGCACTACTATGGTGACCCTGAAAAAATTGCCAACCCGTACGGTACTGTGAAAGAAGGCGTCGAAAACTCCAAAGAGCGAATTCCCAAAACCAGAATTATTCCGTACATTCAGGGTTTTGGCATGAAGATCAAACAATCGGGACTCGACCTGCCGCAGTACGTGCTCAAGCAGTTCTTCGCCGTCGACGATGCCCAGGGTGACGGCTATGTCGTGTGGAACGCGCGCAACGATTATTCGGCAACCTGGAAAGCGCTGCAAGAATACGAGAAGCGCGCCCCCGAACGCAAGAAAAACATCAAGGTTGCAAAAGCACCGGCGCCCAAAGGTCGCCAAGACGCCGCACAGAGCGGCGACCAAATACGCGACGTCGTTTCTCCGAAAAACTGA
- the rsmI gene encoding 16S rRNA (cytidine(1402)-2'-O)-methyltransferase: MAGHTSGGVLYSVAIPIGNSDDITLRAKEILQTVDFIACEDTRKALDLFRRTGITTRARLFVHNPFKEAQSAEGLIRFLNEGQKGALISDAGTPRLSDPGARILRLCHENGVRVVPIPGASALTALVSITPFSVDPLLFLGFLSPKSGRRINELTKYADFEGAIALYESVHRIEKTLQDIGTVFPGAEVLIGRELTKTHEDFFLGPISAAVSWAAGKQGEFALIFKPAK, encoded by the coding sequence ATGGCAGGGCACACCTCAGGTGGTGTGCTTTACAGCGTTGCCATACCGATCGGCAACAGCGACGATATCACCCTGCGTGCGAAAGAAATTCTGCAGACAGTCGACTTTATCGCTTGCGAAGACACGCGCAAGGCTCTCGACCTCTTTCGCCGCACCGGCATTACGACGCGCGCGCGGCTTTTTGTACACAATCCGTTTAAAGAGGCCCAGAGCGCAGAGGGTCTCATTCGATTTCTGAACGAGGGCCAGAAGGGCGCTCTGATTTCTGACGCGGGAACTCCCCGCCTGTCTGACCCGGGCGCGCGTATTTTGCGGCTCTGCCATGAAAATGGCGTGCGCGTCGTGCCGATACCGGGCGCGTCGGCGCTGACGGCCCTCGTGAGCATCACGCCATTTTCGGTAGACCCGCTGCTCTTTCTCGGTTTTCTTTCGCCCAAGAGCGGCCGGCGCATCAATGAACTCACGAAATATGCGGATTTTGAAGGTGCGATCGCGCTTTACGAATCGGTGCACCGCATCGAGAAAACGCTGCAAGATATCGGCACCGTGTTTCCCGGCGCCGAGGTGTTGATCGGCCGTGAGCTGACGAAGACGCATGAGGATTTTTTTCTCGGACCAATTTCGGCGGCCGTAAGCTGGGCTGCAGGCAAGCAAGGCGAATTTGCCTTAATCTTCAAACCGGCCAAATAA
- the fliQ gene encoding flagellar biosynthesis protein FliQ, whose amino-acid sequence MTDVEVIAMLRDAIWLTIKLSAPALMVSLIVGLIISIIQTTTSIQEQTLTFVPKLLAVLFVTLIFASWMIHTMTDYTQGLMRIIGKH is encoded by the coding sequence ATGACCGACGTAGAAGTCATTGCGATGCTGCGCGACGCCATCTGGCTCACGATTAAACTCAGCGCGCCGGCACTGATGGTTTCGCTCATCGTGGGGCTCATCATCAGCATCATTCAGACGACAACCAGCATACAAGAGCAGACGCTGACTTTTGTGCCAAAGCTGCTCGCCGTGCTTTTTGTAACGCTGATCTTCGCCTCGTGGATGATACACACGATGACCGACTATACGCAGGGGCTGATGCGCATCATCGGCAAACACTGA
- the fliR gene encoding flagellar biosynthetic protein FliR has protein sequence MEILGPQFQIFTLVFARFLALFSVAPGYSGDSLPFFSRFALAFISAAIITPVADMPDSLVRDLERAYILIVLEQAVIGLFIGIAMQFLFAAYQLAGEFFSVQMGFGISEVLDPMSQVSMPVIGTLKNLVALFVFFVSGAHTYLVQALAFSVERVPHLGFSFLKQGVLQNQLFKYFALLSGGMFIAALKIALPVIGCLLLVSVTLGIMSKAAPQMNMLVLGFSIKIVVGFVVLAILAPLIVQTMFAEMDRSVSMLDAMIKAWR, from the coding sequence ATGGAAATACTTGGACCGCAATTTCAGATATTCACCCTCGTATTCGCGAGATTCTTGGCGCTATTTTCGGTCGCCCCCGGCTATTCGGGAGACTCTTTGCCGTTTTTTTCGCGTTTCGCGCTCGCATTCATTTCAGCGGCGATCATCACGCCCGTCGCCGATATGCCCGATTCATTGGTGCGCGATCTCGAACGCGCTTATATTCTCATAGTTCTCGAGCAGGCAGTTATTGGTCTTTTTATCGGTATCGCGATGCAATTTCTTTTTGCTGCCTATCAACTCGCGGGCGAATTTTTCTCGGTGCAGATGGGCTTCGGCATCAGCGAGGTTCTAGACCCGATGTCTCAGGTGTCGATGCCGGTAATCGGCACTTTGAAGAACCTGGTAGCGCTGTTCGTGTTCTTCGTCAGCGGCGCACACACGTATCTGGTGCAGGCGCTCGCGTTTTCAGTCGAGCGCGTTCCGCATCTGGGTTTTTCGTTTCTCAAGCAGGGCGTGCTGCAAAATCAACTATTTAAATACTTTGCCTTGCTTTCGGGCGGTATGTTCATCGCGGCGCTCAAAATCGCGCTGCCGGTGATTGGTTGCCTGCTGCTTGTGTCGGTGACGCTCGGCATTATGTCAAAGGCGGCACCGCAAATGAACATGCTGGTTCTCGGCTTCTCGATCAAGATCGTCGTCGGTTTCGTGGTGCTCGCGATTCTGGCGCCGCTCATCGTGCAGACGATGTTCGCCGAGATGGACAGGTCAGTGTCGATGCTCGACGCGATGATCAAAGCCTGGCGCTGA
- a CDS encoding CDP-alcohol phosphatidyltransferase family protein → MWRAIIPNSFSMGNLTFGFFSMIIASKATGSNAENFHYFIAAGLCIMLAAVFDGLDGPLARLFKSQSQLGEQLDSLADLTTFGLAPGFLMYKIYLYDFSLSKSVLGTPWDIPIGMAIAAVFPLCAAFRLARFNVAHDPGSFVGLPSPVAGLLIAFLPLYNNNTEYLSRPVALAIFLSVGFLMISNIRYTKPQSQIRPNFTILRAIGFIAIVALLIYRFNLYYVVFGVVILYVASGLFAMVIHLTQKLRYRITSGE, encoded by the coding sequence ATGTGGCGTGCCATTATACCCAATTCGTTCTCGATGGGTAACCTGACGTTTGGCTTCTTCTCAATGATTATCGCCTCGAAAGCCACTGGCAGCAACGCCGAAAACTTTCACTATTTCATAGCCGCAGGCCTGTGTATCATGCTGGCGGCCGTTTTTGACGGCCTCGATGGCCCCTTGGCACGGCTTTTTAAGTCGCAGAGCCAGTTGGGCGAGCAGCTCGATTCGCTCGCCGACCTGACGACCTTTGGCCTTGCGCCGGGTTTTCTGATGTATAAGATCTACCTCTATGACTTCTCGCTGTCGAAATCTGTGCTCGGCACACCTTGGGATATCCCCATTGGTATGGCGATTGCCGCTGTATTTCCGCTTTGCGCAGCATTTCGCCTCGCGCGGTTTAATGTCGCACATGACCCGGGTTCTTTTGTTGGCTTGCCGTCACCGGTTGCGGGTCTGCTCATTGCCTTTTTACCGCTGTATAACAATAATACAGAATATCTGTCCCGTCCGGTGGCACTCGCGATTTTTTTGAGCGTCGGGTTTCTCATGATCAGTAACATACGCTATACAAAGCCGCAGTCGCAGATTCGGCCAAACTTTACCATACTGCGCGCCATCGGCTTTATTGCAATTGTCGCCTTGCTCATTTATCGCTTCAATCTTTATTACGTCGTTTTTGGGGTAGTGATTCTCTACGTGGCTTCGGGGCTATTCGCTATGGTGATTCACCTGACACAGAAATTACGCTACAGAATCACTTCGGGAGAATAG
- a CDS encoding DHH family phosphoesterase: MQAEKETQRLSAALSQQLLRAYKPSSKVLPKIAALIKTHKKFLLTTHVGADADGLGSQIGLYYLLKSLKKDVRILNNEKVPEYLENVMPVKLVGFLGHNGIEEAAAAKLLKDRFVFILDSSEPHRSEKVGELFMALKLPWATIDHHILPGKKEFCVDPSYAATAELIWDLYRHMKVTIPKAAALPLYTGIVADSGNFRYPKTSLRSHLMGGDLLSYGIHSDYVYRTIYESNPLDRLKLNARLYPKVQLLENGVVYLPVVCADREGLHLGDSGTEGIVNQLLAHKGLKAAALFNETEHGELKGSLRSIGDVDVASVAKKFGGGGHKNAAGLKVREPFAEALKKVVAELEKL, from the coding sequence GTGCAGGCTGAGAAAGAAACCCAGAGACTGAGCGCGGCTCTTTCGCAGCAGTTGCTGAGGGCGTACAAACCTTCGTCGAAGGTGCTACCCAAGATCGCCGCCCTCATCAAGACCCATAAAAAATTTCTGCTCACGACACATGTGGGCGCCGACGCAGACGGCCTCGGCAGCCAGATCGGGCTCTATTACCTGCTTAAGTCACTCAAAAAAGATGTTCGTATTCTCAACAACGAGAAGGTACCCGAATATCTTGAAAATGTAATGCCGGTAAAGCTGGTCGGCTTTCTCGGTCACAACGGCATCGAAGAGGCAGCTGCGGCGAAACTTCTGAAAGACCGTTTTGTCTTTATATTGGACTCATCAGAGCCGCACCGCAGTGAAAAAGTCGGCGAGCTTTTTATGGCGCTCAAGCTTCCCTGGGCGACGATTGACCACCACATTCTGCCCGGTAAAAAAGAATTCTGCGTCGACCCGAGCTACGCGGCGACTGCCGAACTCATCTGGGATCTCTACCGCCACATGAAGGTGACGATACCGAAGGCTGCGGCTTTGCCTCTCTACACCGGCATTGTCGCCGATTCGGGAAACTTTCGCTACCCCAAAACTTCGCTGCGCTCGCATCTGATGGGCGGCGATCTGCTCTCGTACGGCATCCATTCAGACTATGTTTACCGCACGATTTATGAGAGTAACCCGCTTGATCGGTTGAAGCTCAACGCAAGACTTTACCCGAAGGTGCAGCTGCTCGAAAACGGTGTCGTCTATTTGCCCGTCGTGTGCGCTGACCGTGAAGGGCTGCATTTGGGTGACAGCGGTACCGAAGGTATCGTGAACCAGCTGCTCGCGCACAAGGGTCTTAAGGCTGCCGCGCTCTTCAATGAAACCGAGCACGGCGAGCTCAAAGGGTCGCTGCGCTCGATTGGCGATGTTGATGTGGCATCGGTTGCGAAAAAATTCGGCGGCGGTGGTCACAAGAATGCGGCCGGTCTCAAAGTGCGTGAACCCTTTGCCGAAGCGCTGAAAAAAGTCGTGGCAGAACTCGAGAAACTTTAA
- a CDS encoding LIC_10091 family lipoprotein: MRAASTFTLVLALFVACKEATPAPKADMQALFFGSPEETLKPTIWDTGDTTVTNEDRLEIYEPHIRGIGGGYFGVGSIQNFTLAAWAKSEFIWLMDFTRIVVAANKIHIAFLKRLKTPDEHKLMWNKKKSVVEADKIIEEEFKGSDELAFIKESYRKASPYLQITFGFIEKLSKKRPYTYWLNNQEQYDYLKKLALANRIRALRGNLNGDITVNGIADAAKKMGVPIRILYYSNAEEYFRGYKEPFKKSFSAIPVDEKSFVVRTISFNKGKFRWAADSDLSTDRGFHYSLHPAQHFQEQLKLEKVDVRDFYKDAYIDPNEYGLSFLGPLAEKKRQAK, translated from the coding sequence ATGAGAGCAGCCTCTACTTTTACCCTCGTTCTTGCCCTGTTTGTCGCGTGCAAAGAAGCCACGCCCGCCCCGAAGGCAGACATGCAGGCGCTCTTTTTCGGCTCGCCTGAAGAGACACTGAAGCCCACAATCTGGGATACCGGCGACACGACAGTCACCAACGAAGACCGGCTGGAAATTTATGAACCGCATATTCGCGGCATTGGCGGTGGCTACTTCGGTGTCGGTTCGATTCAGAACTTTACCCTGGCGGCCTGGGCAAAAAGCGAATTTATCTGGCTGATGGATTTCACGCGAATTGTGGTGGCGGCCAACAAGATTCATATCGCATTTCTGAAGCGTCTGAAAACTCCAGATGAACATAAGCTCATGTGGAACAAGAAAAAATCCGTGGTTGAAGCCGATAAGATTATCGAAGAAGAATTTAAAGGCAGCGACGAACTCGCATTTATCAAAGAAAGCTACCGCAAGGCTTCACCTTATCTGCAGATCACTTTCGGGTTTATTGAAAAACTTTCGAAAAAGCGGCCTTACACCTACTGGCTGAACAATCAGGAACAGTATGATTACCTCAAGAAGCTCGCGTTGGCAAACCGCATTCGTGCACTGCGCGGTAATCTGAACGGCGACATTACCGTTAATGGTATTGCCGACGCGGCGAAAAAAATGGGGGTACCGATCAGAATTCTGTATTATTCAAACGCAGAAGAGTATTTTCGCGGTTATAAAGAACCATTCAAAAAATCTTTCTCGGCGATACCGGTCGATGAGAAGTCATTTGTCGTGCGCACGATTTCGTTCAACAAGGGCAAATTTCGCTGGGCAGCAGATTCAGACCTCAGCACCGACCGCGGCTTTCATTACAGTCTGCATCCCGCGCAGCATTTTCAAGAGCAGCTGAAACTCGAAAAAGTCGACGTGCGTGATTTCTACAAAGATGCCTATATTGACCCGAATGAATACGGGCTTTCGTTTCTCGGGCCCCTCGCCGAGAAAAAGCGCCAGGCGAAATAG
- the fliS gene encoding flagellar export chaperone FliS, with product MHRDLHLKEYQANSVGTADQKQLIIMLYEGALRFISTAETNMASFKTYDKANANILRAQDILTELMVSLNIEQGGEIAQNLFNLYAYAKTQLLEANVQKKAELLKPVKKIITELLEAWKQIEMPSAAKAAAAKPTEHKGGFKAEG from the coding sequence ATGCACCGTGACCTTCATCTAAAGGAATACCAGGCGAATTCTGTCGGCACTGCAGACCAGAAGCAGCTGATCATCATGCTCTACGAAGGGGCGCTGCGCTTTATCTCGACCGCAGAAACGAACATGGCGTCGTTTAAAACCTACGACAAAGCCAACGCAAACATTCTGCGCGCGCAGGATATTTTGACCGAACTCATGGTTTCACTCAATATCGAGCAGGGCGGCGAAATCGCGCAAAACCTCTTTAACTTGTACGCATACGCCAAGACGCAGCTGCTTGAAGCCAATGTGCAGAAGAAGGCAGAGCTGCTGAAGCCGGTCAAAAAAATCATCACTGAACTTCTCGAGGCCTGGAAACAAATTGAAATGCCGTCGGCCGCTAAAGCCGCAGCGGCCAAGCCAACCGAACACAAAGGCGGCTTCAAAGCTGAAGGCTAG